The following proteins are encoded in a genomic region of Oryza brachyantha chromosome 11, ObraRS2, whole genome shotgun sequence:
- the LOC102708010 gene encoding uncharacterized protein LOC102708010 encodes MAEVAVAAVSSLLGQIRNEALFLGRVKSDVRFIKHEMESMRSFLERLAETGEDQDLQVQTWMEQVRELAGDCRTCVDIYLQRGNPAAVLGARVGVFRRSLCWAPWLVQNMVNQHYAGIELRELKERAYDVAQRRKRYGVVVTIKTKQEQPPGGGDDDEASAKKTRTTVVGSSILHHRALELARSRSLDDYCGDKIVEWLDSDARAAAARDRWCQSIPSIAIVVPHPDPETAGANARDALAFVATTRFRRSVWINILNVHKKYLLRNTRFFIPFINIASWTVAKGNPITLIDTLCYILRECQEQNHQQKNHGDAQEQDVRDNAWRDRSNIISEIAAGSQIKKMKTKIEQIESKIKQMETDHAQAVEAAIDGAIDTLSNALWIQKPLGILLKALHLLIQPGETSDLATSLPQLVNMLLWDHEKIVKETAKKLKQHIEAAEPPSPGETREDDLGQGKQQEAKTVFPISLQQTKYEHILHKMFPAKEPQEAASSGISDGIQAAPDDVSATAITSVSSVEIKEIIYRIIQNMLQDILKEQQHQLAQLPEAEGKPVKQEQASASPHKSGYHQEDEYASAIKETKQKITQIESNIQEQLMIQIVVEKIKEQLKCERTLIIIEDYGNYVPEWVEIRNALNPLTSSGSALIVTTTSIQRAKEICYPLREPITNSIVSMYHDIFQYISQSMNKGVNQIFHDVVDKCPDEFCMKIFTHAMYTNPKRSNEDLRKLLASMDPEKSLAINANKMINFSYNDLRKEYKSCLLYLAIFPPGYRIRRSTLVGRWVTEGMIAKEQWPSAVRHAERCFEALIDRWLVYPGDIDGEGKVKSCIVSDLVHDFITKIAKKQHILEPRLSQHLAHHFSIFNDLQLQVSDRIDTFLKKLHGSSKLSMLKVLDLECCRYFKNNQHCLKDICSNILLLKYLSLRRTDITMLPSEINNLYELEVLDIRQTKVPAYATRDLVLVKLKRLLAGHTDLISSSNDKIKNSISDEISSFSFQKKAPLFSSVQVPNEIKKMAGMEVLSNVKASRNGQELIDIGKLWQLKKLGVVINDKDNHRKNLLKAISDLYECLRSLSISIVPNTEREATASSGDLQQHIRHCLRFRPKFLESLRIHGYTHNGQLLALLAEGLSKLAKVTLSSTSLNQGNLKVLGELPNLRYFRLRHNGYTDKTLTFKKDEFKKMISFLVEGSNMISIEFQNGAATALEKIVLSSTDTKSLSGLGDLPKLKELEMKSNRFLVSFSEEVETQKKYTRSILTFKKDKFQKLKYLLVEGPNMETDITFEVGGARELEKAVLSFANIMSISGANNLLKFKQLELKGNKSLLLSSLENAKKVSEVTLHSTWLDRSNLQILGKKPRIRCLVLSQHSYDESQLIFNNNEFPELAILIVKCSGITEIQFTDRAAPKLEKIIWSFTKMNSLSGITNLPNLKELELTGDHVPDQVRDDIKAHRNQPVLTLRQLEHQDQDHGRAQEDPNDARFSACSWLLKNKY; translated from the coding sequence ATGGCTGAGGTTGCGGTGGCCGCGGTGAGCTCGCTGCTGGGGCAGATCCGCAACGAGGCTCTCTTCCTGGGGCGCGTGAAGAGCGACGTGCGGTTCATCAAGCATGAGATGGAGAGCATGCGGAGCTTCCTCGAGCGACTGGCCGAGACCGGCGAGGATCAGGACCTGCAGGTCCAGACGTGGATGGAGCAGGTccgggagctcgccggcgactgcAGGACCTGCGTCGACATCTACCTCCAGCGCGGTAACCCGGCCGCGGTCCTCGGCGCAAGGGTCGGCGTCTTCCGGCGAAGCCTCTGCTGGGCACCTTGGCTGGTGCAGAACATGGTGAACCAGCACTACGCTGGCATCGAGCTGCGTGAGCTCAAGGAGCGGGCGTACGACGTCGCACAGCGCCGCAAGAGGTACGGTGTGGTGGTCACCATCAAGACCAAGCAGGAGCAGccacccggcggcggcgacgacgacgaagcgAGTGCAAAGAAGACAAGGACGACGGTGGTTGGCAGCTCTATCCTACATCACAGAGCACTGgagctcgctcgctctcgcTCCCTGGATGACTACTGCGGCGACAAGATAGTCGAGTGGCTCGATAGCGATGCCCGTGCCGCAGCCGCTAGAGATCGTTGGTGTCAAAGCATACCATCGATCGCAATTGTTGTACCGCATCCAGACCCAGAGACCGCTGGGGCCAATGCACGTGATGCTTTGGCTTTTGTGGCGACCACCCGTTTCAGGCGCTCAGTGTGGATCAACATCCTCAATGTGCATAAGAAATACCTGCTGAGAAATACTAGATTTTTTATCCCTTTCATTAATATTGCTTCCTGGACGGTGGCAAAAGGCAATCCCATAACACTCATTGACACCCTCTGCTATATCCTGCGTGAATGCCAGGAGCAGAATCATCAACAGAAAAATCATGGCGACGCGCAGGAGCAGGATGTGCGGGACAACGCCTGGAGGGACAGATCCAACATTATTAGTGAAATCGCTGCAGGTTCCCAAATTAAAAAGATGAAGACAAAGATTGAACAGATCGAGAGCAAGATCAAACAAATGGAGACCGACCATGCCCAAGCAGTAGAAGCTGCCATCGACGGCGCCATCGACACATTGTCTAATGCTCTCTGGATTCAAAAACCCTTGGGCATTCTCTTGAAGGCGCTGCATCTTCTCATTCAACCAGGTGAAACCTCTGATCTAGCAACAAGTCTCCCCCAACTCGTAAATATGCTACTATGGGACCATGAAAAGATTGTCAAGGAAACGGCCAAGAAACTTAAACAACATATTGAAGCAGCAGAACCTCCGTCTCCCGGCGAAACAAGGGAGGATGATCTTGGACAGGGGAAACAACAAGAAGCCAAAACTGTGTTCCCAATTAGTCTCCAGCAGACCAAATATGAACATATACTACACAAGATGTTCCCAGCCAAGGAGCCCCAGGAAGCTGCTAGCTCTGGCATTTCAGATGGTATTCAAGCAGCTCCTGATGATGTTTCGGCTACTGCTATTACTTCAGTCAGCAGTGTTGAGATCAAAGAAATCATTTACAGGATCATACAAAACATGCTACAAGACATCCTAAAGGAGCAGCAACATCAGCTTGCCCAGTTGCCGGAAGCTGAAGGCAAACCTGTGAAGCAGGAGCAAGCCTCAGCCTCACCACATAAGTCAGGTTATCATCAGGAGGATGAATACGCCAGTGCAATCAAAGAAACCAAGCAAAAGATTACACAAATCGAATCAAATATTCAGGAACAGTTGATGATCCAAATAGTAGTTGAAAAGATTAAAGAACAGTTGAAATGTGAAAGGACCTTGATTATCATTGAAGATTATGGTAACTATGTACCAGAGTGGGTGGAGATCAGAAATGCTTTGAACCCTCTGACAAGCTCAGGAAGTGCACTGATAGTGACCACCACAAGCATTCAAAGGGCCAAAGAAATTTGCTATCCACTGCGAGAGCCCATAACCAATTCTATTGTTAGCATGTACCATGATATTTTCCAGTATATAAGCCAGTCCATGAATAAAGGTGTCAACCAAATTTTCCACGACGTAGTTGACAAGTGTCCAGATGAGTTCTGCATGAAAATCTTCACTCATGCCATGTACACTAATCCGAAAAGGAGCAATGAAGATCTGCGCAAGTTGCTTGCCTCAATGGATCCAGAAAAATCGTTGGCCATTAATGCCAACAAGATGATCAATTTCTCCTACAATGATCTTCGCAAAGAATACAAGTCCTGCTTGCTATACCTAGCAATCTTCCCTCCTGGTTACCGCATTAGACGGTCAACCTTAGTAGGACGTTGGGTTACAGAAGGGATGATAGCTAAGGAACAATGGCCAAGTGCCGTACGTCATGCTGAGAGATGTTTTGAAGCACTAATTGACCGGTGGCTTGTATATCCCGGCGATATTGATGGTGAAGGGAAGGTAAAGAGTTGTATTGTAAGTGATCTTGTTCATGACTTTATTACCAAGATTGCCAAGAAACAACACATTCTAGAACCACGACTCTCACAACATTTGGCTCATCATTTCTCCATTTTCAATGATCTCCAACTCCAAGTCTCTGATAGAATTGATACTTTCTTGAAAAAGCTCCATGGATCATCTAAATTGTCAATGCTTAAGGTGCTAGATCTAGAATGTTGTCGTTACTTCAAGAATAACCAACACTGCCTCAAGGACATATGTAGCAATATATTACTACTCAAGTATCTAAGCCTAAGGAGAACAGATATTACCATGCTACCTAGTGAAATCAACAATCTCTACGAGCTGGAGGTATTGGATATCCGGCAAACTAAGGTGCCTGCATATGCAACAAGAGATCTTGTCCTTGTAAAGCTAAAGCGCCTGCTAGCTGGCCATACTGATTTGATTAGTTCAAGCAATGATAAGATCAAAAATTCGATCAGTGATGAGATTTCATCATTCTCCTTTCAAAAGAAGGCACCATTATTCTCCAGTGTCCAAGTTCCTAACGAGATAAAAAAGATGGCAGGCATGGAGGTATTGTCAAATGTCAAGGCTTCACGAAATGGTCAAGAGTTGATAGACATTGGGAAGCTCTGGCAGCTAAAAAAGCTCGGTGTGGTTATCAACGACAAGGACAATCATCGAAAGAATTTACTTAAAGCAATCAGTGACCTTTATGAGTGCCTCCGGTCTTTGTCAATCTCTATTGTTCCCAATACCGAAAGAGAGGCCACTGCATCTAGTGGAGATTTACAACAGCACATTCGTCATTGCCTGAGATTCCGTCCCAAGTTTCTTGAGAGTCTAAGAATCCATGGTTACACACACAATGGTCAGCTTCTTGCATTATTAGCTGAAGGTCTCAGTAAGCTTGCCAAGGTAACTCTGAGTAGTACCTCATTGAACCAAGGCAATCTCAAGGTTCTTGGTGAGCTACCCAACTTACGGTATTTCAGGCTCAGACACAATGGATACACAGACAAAACTCTCACCTTTAAGAAGGATGAATTCAAAAAGATGATATCTTTTCTTGTTGAGGGCTCCAACATGATCAGCATTGAATTTCAGAATGGAGCAGCTACAGCGCTCGAGAAGATTGTACTGTCCTCCACCGACACAAAGTCTCTTTCTGGGCTTGGAGACCTTCCAAAGTTGAAAGAGCTCGAGATGAAGAGCAACAGGTTCCTCGTTTCATTCTCTGAAGAGGTAGAAACTCAAAAGAAATACACTCGTAGCATTCTCACTTTCAAGAAGGATAAATTCCAAAAGCTCAAATACTTACTTGTTGAGGGCCCCAACATGGAGACAGACATAACCTTTGAAGTTGGTGGAGCTCGAGAGCTTGAGAAGGCCGTCTTGTCCTTCGCCAACATAATGTCTATTTCTGGGGCCAACAACCTTCTCAAGTTTAAGCAGCTTGAGTTGAAGGGCAACAAGTCGTTGCTTCTTTCATCACTTGAGAATGCCAAAAAAGTTTCAGAGGTGACTCTTCATTCTACCTGGCTGGATCGTTCTAACCTACAAATTCTTGGCAAGAAACCAAGAATCCGCTGCCTAGTGCTCTCGCAACACTCTTACGACGAAAGCCAGCTTATCTTCAACAACAATGAGTTTCCCGAGCTCGCCATTCTTATTGTTAAGTGCTCTGGCATCACTGAGATCCAATTCACCGACAGAGCAGCTCCTAAGCTCGAGAAGATCATCTGGTCTTTCACCAAGATGAATTCACTCTCGGGCATCACCAACCTTCCCAATCTGAAGGAGCTCGAGTTAACTGGTGACCATGTCCCTGATCAGGTGAGGGATGACATCAAAGCACATAGAAACCAACCTGTTCTTACCCTCAGGCAGCTGGAGCATCAAGACCAGGACCATGGAAGGGCACAAGAAGACCCCAATGATGCAAGGTTTTCAGCATGCTCATGGTTGTTGAAGAACAAGTACTAG